The Caballeronia sp. TF1N1 genome includes a window with the following:
- a CDS encoding LysR family transcriptional regulator, translated as MDKLLALRTLLAVAESGGFTAAAHELGKTTSSVMRLMDGLEASLGTSLLTRTTRSVTLTDAGVTYVEQVRQVLADLAGADDSVIDTGIDPMGSLRVSVSATYSRLHIAPHIATFLQQHPRVNLELVVSDSHMDLVSEKIDLALRVGVPTADPRLIVKRLGHSARCVVASPAYLQRRGHPNTASELVAHDCLRFAYKPGNRQKWVFRYPDRSESVDVGGQLLTNNLDMLAGAALGGLGIALLPQWLVGASVRDGSLTALFDGAQVTPEGGDAFVYATYLPNRRHSRKVHAFIDFAQRAIAAPGHAVRTGP; from the coding sequence ATGGACAAGCTGTTGGCATTGAGAACCTTGCTGGCGGTAGCGGAATCCGGCGGCTTCACGGCAGCCGCGCATGAACTCGGCAAGACGACGTCTTCCGTCATGCGGCTGATGGACGGACTCGAAGCGTCGCTCGGCACGTCGCTTCTGACACGCACGACGCGCAGCGTCACGCTCACCGACGCCGGCGTGACCTACGTCGAGCAAGTGCGCCAGGTGCTGGCCGATCTGGCGGGCGCCGACGATAGCGTCATCGACACCGGTATCGATCCCATGGGTTCGTTGCGCGTGAGCGTATCGGCAACTTATAGCCGGCTGCATATCGCCCCGCATATCGCGACGTTTCTACAGCAGCATCCGCGCGTGAACCTGGAATTGGTCGTGTCTGACAGTCACATGGATCTGGTCAGCGAGAAGATCGATCTGGCCTTGCGCGTTGGCGTGCCGACCGCCGACCCTCGTCTCATCGTGAAGCGGCTCGGCCACAGTGCGCGATGCGTCGTGGCAAGTCCGGCGTACTTGCAGAGGCGAGGCCATCCAAACACAGCTTCGGAACTCGTTGCACACGACTGTCTGCGGTTTGCGTATAAGCCCGGGAACCGGCAGAAGTGGGTATTCCGCTACCCTGACAGAAGCGAATCCGTCGATGTCGGCGGTCAATTGTTGACGAACAATCTCGACATGCTCGCGGGCGCGGCGCTCGGCGGGCTGGGCATCGCTCTGCTGCCGCAATGGCTCGTCGGGGCGTCGGTACGCGACGGATCGTTGACTGCCTTGTTCGACGGCGCGCAGGTCACGCCGGAAGGCGGCGACGCTTTCGTCTATGCGACTTACCTGCCTAACCGGCGTCATTCGCGGAAGGTGCATGCGTTCATAGACTTCGCACAGCGCGCGATTGCGGCGCCGGGTCATGCGGTCAGAACCGGGCCTTAG
- a CDS encoding porin translates to MKFKHLAVAAGLLTGLQVPIAHAQSSVTLYGLISVGVAYSPNQSGHHTYQAITGQNQSPRWGLRGIEDLGSGLKAVFTLENGFNALNGALSNNGREFGRQAFVGLSSDAWGTLTAGRQYDAVVDYLGPNTAWSWLGSIGDSDNTFNNIRIQNSLKYASPDFHGIKATALYGFSNSSGGFADNRAFSLGLRYDHGPFNWNVAYAEYDSPYSNTNQTGAVDNDYSPTYLLFTHSALPSKAYASKQRILGTGGFYVAGPLRLGAMFTNVDYSYLDQSHLNLKNFNVSVNYNIRPDLLIGTAYVFTRGKYDNPDQSPMWHELNVTVDYILSKRTDIAMLAFAQQAAGDATHATVLGYGPSSSKRQLVVTLGIRHKF, encoded by the coding sequence GTGAAGTTCAAGCACCTCGCTGTTGCGGCAGGACTTTTGACTGGCCTGCAAGTCCCGATTGCGCATGCGCAAAGCAGCGTTACGTTGTACGGGTTGATATCGGTGGGCGTCGCTTATTCGCCGAATCAATCCGGTCATCATACGTATCAGGCCATCACCGGACAAAATCAGAGCCCGCGCTGGGGACTGCGTGGGATCGAAGATCTCGGCTCGGGCCTGAAGGCAGTATTCACGCTAGAAAACGGCTTCAATGCGTTGAACGGCGCATTGAGCAACAACGGCCGCGAGTTCGGCAGACAGGCTTTTGTCGGCCTTTCGAGCGACGCGTGGGGTACGCTTACCGCTGGCCGTCAGTACGATGCCGTCGTCGACTATCTGGGACCCAATACGGCATGGAGCTGGCTCGGGAGTATTGGCGATAGCGACAACACCTTCAACAATATTCGCATTCAGAATTCGTTGAAGTATGCGAGCCCGGACTTCCACGGTATCAAGGCCACTGCCTTGTATGGCTTCAGCAACTCATCCGGCGGCTTTGCGGACAACCGTGCCTTCAGCCTCGGCCTCCGATACGACCACGGTCCCTTCAACTGGAACGTTGCGTATGCGGAGTACGACTCGCCCTACAGCAACACCAACCAAACGGGCGCCGTCGACAACGATTACTCGCCCACGTACCTGCTATTCACGCACAGCGCGTTGCCTTCGAAGGCCTATGCCAGCAAACAAAGAATTCTCGGCACCGGCGGCTTCTATGTAGCAGGCCCGCTTCGCTTAGGCGCAATGTTCACGAACGTGGATTACAGCTATCTCGACCAGAGTCATCTGAATCTGAAAAACTTCAACGTGAGCGTCAACTACAACATTCGGCCCGACTTGCTGATCGGCACCGCCTACGTTTTCACGCGCGGGAAATACGACAATCCCGACCAGTCGCCGATGTGGCACGAGCTGAACGTCACGGTCGATTACATTCTTTCGAAGCGCACGGATATCGCCATGCTCGCCTTCGCCCAGCAAGCTGCGGGCGATGCCACGCACGCCACCGTGCTCGGCTACGGACCGTCGAGCAGCAAGCGTCAGCTCGTGGTGACGCTCGGCATTCGTCACAAGTTCTGA
- a CDS encoding VOC family protein, whose amino-acid sequence MIHFDHVCLAALNVYEATFRLSRETGLGNYDGGFFPLYGIGHKVVPLAPDIYIEVEGIVDHTVLQRDQPLPRFFEQQTRNGDCFVGWCLRTDSLDELKAFARHHGTVIDESTTGKDAGRQMMNGNRGFALQTPSAMTAWPIGKPNLYFKPGNAPHTASLPVEPGTGSVRGEGLDWIEIGEDESALAKWLGEIARPSDFPFEIRYNGKTSGFYALGVRTSDGEREIRRASVQL is encoded by the coding sequence ATGATCCACTTCGACCATGTCTGCCTTGCAGCGCTCAACGTCTATGAAGCCACGTTCCGGCTCAGCCGTGAAACCGGCTTAGGCAACTACGACGGCGGCTTCTTTCCACTCTACGGCATCGGCCATAAAGTCGTACCGCTCGCGCCGGATATCTATATCGAAGTGGAAGGAATCGTCGATCACACCGTTCTCCAGCGCGATCAACCTCTGCCAAGGTTTTTCGAGCAACAGACACGAAATGGCGACTGTTTCGTCGGCTGGTGCCTGCGGACCGATTCGCTCGATGAACTGAAAGCGTTCGCCCGGCATCACGGAACAGTGATCGATGAAAGCACGACCGGCAAGGATGCCGGGCGCCAGATGATGAACGGCAATCGCGGCTTTGCGCTGCAAACGCCCAGCGCGATGACAGCGTGGCCTATTGGCAAGCCAAATTTGTACTTCAAGCCCGGTAACGCTCCGCATACCGCGAGTCTGCCCGTGGAACCGGGAACTGGAAGCGTACGCGGCGAAGGTCTCGACTGGATCGAGATCGGCGAAGACGAAAGCGCGCTGGCCAAGTGGCTCGGCGAGATTGCACGACCTTCCGATTTCCCGTTCGAGATTCGTTACAACGGCAAGACCTCGGGATTTTATGCGCTCGGCGTGAGAACGAGCGACGGAGAACGGGAGATCCGCCGCGCGTCCGTGCAGCTTTGA
- a CDS encoding MFS transporter has product MNVSTNTPGEFRRGWAQLIGSTVGLGIGVIGLGSYNLGLFAKDLQSAVGLTKTQYGAGYLAFTLGLAIGLQMWGRLLSRFGAARTAAGSALALAACFAGMAAFISTPIAYIVLVGLAGFFGGGTSGLTFTRVISGWFDRSRGFALGLTQVGLGLCGAILPPIIAMTIARSGWHAGYLMLAAIAAIGAPVSLLILRDNQQDISNASNNPEVADPEALAKEFAAVKRSRTFWLMFVAFTLSTLFVAGSAQHMAPMLRELGATPTSAAKYMSLIGVGTICVRLIVGWLSDHVHAPRLMAFSCLVGMGGVLSLKLGGLAFAPLYAFTVGWAFGGEIDLVAYMCTRYFGLRMFPRAYAWQYGSLCIAAGVGPLGIGWLADRLGSYQPALVLCAALAAGAAFTFLLLPRYDGTAGDAHRQENFGLTSTD; this is encoded by the coding sequence ATGAATGTTTCAACGAACACACCAGGCGAATTCAGACGCGGATGGGCGCAGTTGATCGGCTCGACCGTCGGCCTTGGAATTGGCGTAATCGGCCTGGGCTCCTACAATCTCGGCCTGTTCGCCAAAGACCTGCAAAGTGCGGTCGGCCTGACGAAGACGCAATACGGCGCGGGCTATCTGGCATTCACGCTCGGACTCGCCATTGGCCTGCAAATGTGGGGACGGCTGCTTTCGCGTTTCGGCGCCGCCCGCACCGCAGCAGGCAGCGCCCTCGCTCTGGCTGCGTGCTTTGCAGGGATGGCGGCGTTCATCTCCACGCCCATCGCGTATATCGTGCTCGTGGGCCTGGCCGGTTTCTTCGGCGGCGGCACAAGCGGCCTCACGTTCACACGGGTAATCAGCGGCTGGTTCGACCGCAGTCGGGGATTCGCGCTGGGTCTGACACAAGTCGGGCTGGGACTGTGCGGAGCCATTTTGCCGCCGATCATCGCCATGACGATCGCCCGATCCGGCTGGCATGCCGGTTATCTGATGCTCGCGGCGATCGCGGCTATTGGTGCACCCGTCTCGCTCCTGATCCTTCGGGACAATCAGCAAGACATCTCGAACGCTTCAAACAATCCCGAAGTCGCCGATCCGGAAGCGCTGGCGAAGGAGTTTGCCGCGGTCAAGCGAAGCCGGACCTTTTGGCTCATGTTCGTGGCCTTCACGTTGTCGACGCTATTCGTTGCAGGCAGCGCGCAGCACATGGCGCCGATGCTTCGCGAACTCGGTGCGACACCGACCTCGGCGGCGAAGTATATGAGCCTGATCGGCGTGGGCACGATCTGCGTGCGCCTGATCGTCGGTTGGCTCTCCGACCACGTGCATGCGCCGCGCCTCATGGCGTTCTCCTGCCTCGTCGGGATGGGCGGCGTCCTGTCGCTCAAACTGGGCGGCCTCGCCTTTGCACCGCTCTATGCCTTCACGGTCGGCTGGGCATTCGGCGGAGAGATCGATTTGGTCGCTTATATGTGCACTCGCTACTTCGGGTTGCGCATGTTTCCACGCGCTTATGCATGGCAGTACGGCTCGCTGTGCATCGCGGCCGGTGTGGGCCCGCTTGGTATCGGCTGGCTCGCGGATCGTCTCGGCAGCTATCAACCGGCGCTCGTGCTGTGCGCCGCGCTGGCCGCTGGCGCCGCCTTCACTTTCCTCTTGCTGCCACGTTACGACGGCACCGCTGGCGACGCGCACCGGCAAGAGAACTTCGGACTGACCTCGACCGATTGA
- a CDS encoding redoxin domain-containing protein, with amino-acid sequence MTTSLSHAAPIVQIGTSAPDFTLQATPDQKISLSELRGTPVVIAFYPADWSPVCGDELGLFNAALSSIHRLGAQLVGISVDSAWSHAAFASQRKLHFPLLADFEPKGEVARRYGVYRVAEGVAERALFVLDANGVVRWAYVSPITVNPGVDGILDALEQLNSSTKQDAQ; translated from the coding sequence ATGACCACCTCGCTTTCTCACGCGGCACCCATCGTTCAGATTGGCACGAGCGCGCCGGACTTCACCTTGCAGGCCACGCCGGATCAGAAAATCTCGCTCTCCGAATTGCGCGGCACGCCGGTAGTCATCGCGTTTTATCCGGCGGACTGGAGTCCAGTTTGCGGCGATGAACTCGGTCTCTTCAACGCCGCGCTATCGTCGATCCATCGGCTGGGTGCGCAGCTCGTCGGCATCTCCGTGGATAGCGCGTGGTCGCACGCGGCGTTCGCATCGCAACGCAAGCTGCACTTTCCACTGCTCGCCGACTTCGAGCCGAAAGGCGAAGTGGCGCGACGCTACGGCGTGTATCGCGTGGCCGAAGGCGTCGCCGAGCGCGCGTTGTTCGTGCTCGATGCCAACGGCGTGGTGCGCTGGGCCTACGTTTCTCCGATCACCGTGAATCCGGGCGTCGATGGAATCCTCGACGCGCTCGAGCAATTGAACTCATCCACGAAACAGGACGCGCAATGA
- a CDS encoding DsbA family protein gives MSHLSPPVGPLDHIQGDAEAPVTLVEYGDFECPYCGAEYGVIKAVQAAMGAQLRFVFRHFPLTDMHAHALHAAEFAEAAASIGKFWEAHDVLYEHQASLGDRALAQYAAQLGVPAHALSNAFDGAFDARIQQDFDGGLRSGVNGTPTLFINGHRYDGERDAASLLEALRAVLDRVQ, from the coding sequence ATGAGCCATCTCTCTCCGCCGGTCGGCCCGCTCGATCACATTCAGGGCGACGCTGAAGCACCCGTGACGCTCGTCGAATACGGCGATTTCGAATGCCCCTATTGCGGCGCCGAGTACGGCGTAATCAAGGCCGTGCAGGCGGCCATGGGCGCGCAATTGCGGTTCGTCTTCCGGCATTTTCCGTTGACCGACATGCACGCGCATGCGCTTCATGCGGCCGAGTTCGCGGAAGCCGCAGCGAGCATCGGCAAGTTCTGGGAAGCGCACGACGTGCTGTATGAGCATCAGGCGTCGCTTGGCGATCGCGCGCTCGCGCAATACGCGGCGCAACTCGGCGTGCCCGCGCACGCGCTTTCGAATGCGTTCGATGGCGCCTTCGACGCGCGCATCCAGCAAGACTTCGATGGCGGCTTGCGAAGCGGCGTGAATGGCACGCCGACGTTGTTCATCAACGGGCATCGCTATGACGGCGAGCGCGATGCGGCGAGCTTGCTCGAAGCGTTGCGGGCGGTGCTCGATCGCGTGCAATAA
- a CDS encoding molybdopterin cofactor-binding domain-containing protein — translation MSVAEDRIDEKRRRFLMSGALVVSFSMLPGVSAMAQEVIADEGAEVHIGRATQALAGSLKTNPYLDSWIKIDRTGKVTVYTGKVELGTGVRTALLQIAAEELDMAPALIDFLTADTGASPDEGLTAGSHTIADSGSALLNASAQVRGLLVDAAARHFGVASNVLRTHDAVIEAPDGRSMTYGEAVGMIDLHRVASAVSPLKNPASFDMIGTSLPRVDIPRKVTGGVSYVQDMTMPGMVHARVVMPPVYEARLMETNTPAIMKMPGVIKVIRNGSMLAVVAKGEWQAVQAQRALAAGSQWSAGRALPDPATVHRDLKTISTQHIEIADTHGAAGTPAKTLDARYTRRYMMHGSIGPSCAVAMFEHGAMTVWTHSQGVYPLRDGLAEMLSMPKEKVRCIHVEGSGCYGHNGADDVAAHAALIAREMEGQPVRVQWMREQEHTWDHYTPAMVTELSASLDAGGNIVDWNYALWSSSHNERIVNAGRLIPAQMLEHPFAPAPSTPMVQPEGGGDRNAIPLYTFPNLHVMNNFSPTMPLHTSAMRSLGAHMNVFTIEMFMDELAAAANADPVAFRLKHMHDPRARDVIALAAEKFGWPRAPRKRNHGVGFAFAKYKNLMAYVAIAVEVSVVPETGQVVLEHAEVAVDSGQIVNPDGIRNQIEGGVLQSASWTLYEELQFDTKRIRSFDWSSYPILRFSAVPRAVNVHLIDRPGAPFLGAAEASMGPTAGALGNALFDATGKRLRDMPLAGDGLRRRLD, via the coding sequence ATGAGCGTCGCGGAAGACAGGATCGACGAGAAACGGCGGCGCTTTCTCATGTCCGGCGCGCTCGTCGTGAGCTTCAGCATGCTTCCCGGCGTGAGCGCCATGGCTCAGGAAGTGATCGCCGACGAAGGCGCCGAAGTGCACATCGGCCGGGCGACGCAGGCGCTCGCGGGCAGCCTTAAGACCAATCCGTATCTCGATTCGTGGATCAAGATCGATCGTACGGGCAAGGTCACCGTCTACACCGGCAAGGTCGAGCTAGGCACGGGCGTGCGAACCGCGCTCCTGCAGATCGCCGCGGAGGAACTGGACATGGCGCCCGCGCTCATCGACTTCCTCACCGCCGATACGGGCGCCTCGCCGGACGAAGGCCTCACCGCGGGCAGTCACACCATTGCCGATAGCGGCAGCGCGTTGCTGAACGCATCGGCACAAGTGCGCGGGCTTCTCGTCGATGCGGCCGCTCGTCATTTCGGCGTCGCCAGCAATGTGCTCCGCACGCACGATGCGGTCATCGAAGCGCCAGACGGACGAAGCATGACGTACGGCGAAGCGGTCGGCATGATCGATCTGCATCGCGTGGCGTCGGCGGTCTCGCCGCTCAAGAATCCCGCGAGCTTCGACATGATCGGCACGTCGTTGCCGCGCGTGGATATTCCGCGCAAGGTCACGGGCGGCGTGAGCTATGTTCAGGACATGACGATGCCCGGCATGGTCCACGCCCGCGTGGTGATGCCGCCCGTGTACGAGGCGCGGCTCATGGAAACCAACACGCCCGCCATCATGAAGATGCCGGGCGTCATCAAGGTCATCAGAAACGGCAGCATGCTTGCCGTGGTGGCCAAAGGCGAATGGCAAGCGGTGCAGGCGCAACGCGCGCTCGCCGCGGGAAGCCAGTGGAGCGCGGGGCGCGCCTTACCCGATCCGGCCACCGTGCATCGCGATTTGAAGACGATCTCGACGCAGCATATCGAGATCGCCGATACACACGGCGCGGCTGGCACGCCGGCAAAGACGCTCGACGCTCGCTACACGCGCCGCTACATGATGCACGGCTCGATCGGACCATCCTGCGCCGTCGCTATGTTCGAGCACGGCGCGATGACTGTATGGACGCATTCGCAAGGCGTGTATCCGTTACGCGACGGCCTCGCCGAGATGCTGTCCATGCCGAAGGAAAAGGTACGTTGCATCCATGTCGAAGGATCGGGCTGCTACGGTCACAACGGCGCGGACGATGTCGCCGCGCACGCCGCGCTCATCGCACGGGAAATGGAAGGCCAGCCCGTGCGCGTGCAATGGATGCGCGAACAGGAGCACACGTGGGACCACTACACGCCCGCGATGGTCACTGAATTGAGCGCGTCGCTCGACGCTGGCGGGAATATCGTCGACTGGAATTATGCGCTTTGGAGCAGCTCGCATAACGAGCGGATTGTGAACGCGGGCCGGTTGATTCCGGCGCAGATGCTGGAACATCCGTTCGCGCCCGCGCCTTCGACGCCGATGGTGCAGCCTGAAGGCGGCGGCGACCGCAACGCCATTCCGCTCTACACGTTCCCCAATCTTCACGTGATGAACAACTTCTCGCCGACGATGCCGCTGCATACGTCAGCCATGCGTTCGCTCGGCGCGCATATGAACGTGTTCACCATCGAGATGTTCATGGACGAACTGGCGGCCGCCGCAAACGCGGACCCCGTCGCGTTCCGGCTGAAGCATATGCACGACCCGCGCGCCCGCGATGTCATCGCGCTTGCGGCGGAGAAGTTCGGCTGGCCGCGTGCGCCGCGCAAGCGCAATCACGGCGTCGGCTTCGCATTCGCCAAATACAAGAATCTGATGGCTTATGTGGCGATAGCGGTCGAGGTGTCCGTGGTTCCCGAAACCGGTCAGGTGGTGCTGGAACATGCCGAGGTCGCGGTGGATTCCGGGCAGATCGTGAATCCCGACGGTATTCGCAATCAGATCGAGGGCGGAGTGCTGCAATCGGCGAGCTGGACGCTGTACGAGGAATTGCAGTTCGACACGAAGCGCATCCGCAGCTTCGACTGGAGCAGTTACCCGATCCTGCGATTTTCCGCCGTGCCCCGCGCGGTCAACGTGCATCTGATCGATAGACCGGGCGCGCCGTTTCTCGGTGCAGCGGAAGCGTCGATGGGACCGACCGCGGGCGCGCTCGGCAACGCGCTCTTCGACGCCACGGGGAAGAGGCTGCGTGACATGCCGCTAGCGGGCGACGGGCTGCGGCGGCGGTTGGACTAG
- a CDS encoding (2Fe-2S)-binding protein translates to MINLTVNGAQHALDIDPSTPLLYALRENLQLHGAKFGCGLGQCGACTVIVDGEAVFSCLIPVAAIGKRPVRTIESLGTIQHPGALQKAFIDHQAAQCGYCIAGMIMRAQALIDRNPHPTESELLEHMEPNLCRCGTHMRILAAIREVAHLSAPNGGAQ, encoded by the coding sequence ATGATCAACCTCACCGTCAACGGCGCGCAGCACGCGCTCGACATCGATCCTTCGACACCGCTGCTCTATGCCCTGCGCGAGAACCTGCAACTGCATGGCGCGAAGTTCGGCTGCGGCCTCGGGCAATGCGGCGCTTGCACCGTGATCGTGGATGGCGAAGCCGTGTTCTCATGTCTGATTCCTGTCGCGGCCATCGGCAAGCGGCCTGTGCGGACCATCGAGAGTCTCGGCACGATCCAGCATCCCGGCGCGCTGCAAAAAGCGTTCATCGATCATCAGGCCGCGCAGTGCGGCTACTGCATCGCCGGCATGATCATGCGCGCGCAGGCGCTCATCGACCGCAATCCGCATCCGACCGAGAGCGAACTGCTCGAACACATGGAGCCGAACCTTTGCCGGTGCGGCACGCACATGCGGATTCTCGCCGCGATCCGCGAAGTCGCGCATCTGAGCGCACCGAACGGAGGCGCGCAATGA
- a CDS encoding cytochrome c: protein MIAAWLMWQPAIAPVTPPAPASFDANTRLAGARIVALGDCIVCHTAKGGKPFAGGLPLATPFGTIYATNITSDVATGIGDWSLEAFTRALRHGIARDGHLLYPAFPYIHFTRMPDSDIAAAYAYLMTREPVKASAPANRLIFPLNFRPLLAFWNVLFLRPGAEHPDASKDAEWNRGKLLVDGLGHCASCHSPLNPIGGEKAGHAFDGGIVDGWEAPALNALYAAPKPWTREQLVTYLRTGRASEHGAAAGPMLPVTRDLATVPEEDVQAIAAYLMSIQKARPAIAIGVAPEGTSPAIRRGATLFAASCAQCHGPAAPMQSIGERPTLAFSSAVDAATPRNAIQMMLSGNGWHGEDSTNYMPGFGQIYDDRQIADLASYIRATYSQRDPWTGIDAMAASIRKENHAR from the coding sequence ATGATCGCCGCATGGCTGATGTGGCAACCGGCCATCGCACCGGTCACGCCACCCGCGCCGGCGTCGTTCGACGCAAACACGCGGCTCGCGGGCGCGCGCATCGTCGCGTTGGGCGACTGCATCGTGTGTCACACGGCCAAGGGCGGCAAGCCGTTCGCGGGCGGCCTGCCGCTCGCCACGCCCTTCGGCACGATCTACGCGACCAACATCACGTCGGACGTTGCGACAGGCATCGGCGACTGGTCGCTCGAAGCCTTCACGCGCGCGTTGCGCCATGGAATCGCGCGCGACGGGCACCTGCTGTATCCCGCCTTTCCGTATATCCACTTCACGCGTATGCCTGACAGCGATATCGCGGCAGCCTATGCCTACCTGATGACGCGCGAACCCGTGAAAGCGAGTGCGCCCGCCAATCGACTCATCTTTCCGTTGAACTTCCGGCCCTTGCTCGCCTTCTGGAACGTTCTCTTCTTGCGGCCGGGCGCGGAGCACCCGGATGCATCCAAAGATGCCGAATGGAATCGCGGCAAGCTGCTCGTGGATGGCCTCGGTCACTGTGCATCATGTCATTCGCCGCTCAATCCGATTGGCGGAGAAAAGGCCGGGCATGCGTTCGATGGCGGCATCGTCGACGGCTGGGAAGCGCCCGCGCTCAACGCACTGTATGCAGCGCCGAAGCCGTGGACGCGCGAGCAACTCGTGACGTATCTGCGTACCGGTCGCGCGAGCGAACACGGCGCGGCCGCCGGCCCCATGCTGCCCGTCACGCGCGATCTCGCAACCGTGCCCGAAGAAGACGTGCAGGCAATCGCCGCGTATCTCATGTCGATACAGAAAGCACGGCCCGCCATCGCCATTGGCGTCGCGCCGGAAGGCACATCGCCCGCGATACGACGTGGCGCGACGCTCTTCGCCGCATCGTGCGCGCAATGCCACGGCCCGGCCGCGCCGATGCAGTCTATCGGCGAGCGCCCCACGCTCGCGTTCAGCAGCGCCGTCGATGCCGCGACGCCGCGCAACGCAATCCAGATGATGTTGAGCGGCAACGGCTGGCATGGCGAAGACAGCACGAACTACATGCCCGGCTTCGGCCAGATCTACGACGACCGGCAGATCGCCGATCTCGCGTCCTACATTCGGGCGACGTACTCGCAACGCGATCCGTGGACCGGCATCGACGCCATGGCGGCCAGCATCAGAAAGGAGAATCACGCGCGATGA
- a CDS encoding MFS transporter, whose product MSTQASTTTGSSSPVKLTRGLIALFAFCCGAIVANLYYAQPITELIAPDIHMSGGAASMIVSLTQIGYAIGLFFLVPLGDLLENRKLMIITALVSIASLAAAAFTHQAGLFLGVSLLVGFSSVAVQILIPLAAHLAPDESRGKVVGTIMSGLLLGILLSRPISSVVAGHFGWRAVFGCAAVLMAVVTSVLALTIPRRQPDHKATYFELIGSLGHLIRTMPVLRHRSFYQALMFASFSLFWTAIPVELTRHFGLSQTQIGIFALVGAIGATSAPVAGRLADAGHTVRATLIALVVGALAYAPALIHPAWGVIGLVATGIVLDFGVQMNMVLGQREIYALHAASRNRLNALYMTSIFVGGAVGSALASPLYEHGGWPLVATVATAFPLIALTHYLAIGRRHAARHA is encoded by the coding sequence ATGTCGACCCAGGCATCCACCACGACGGGCAGTAGCAGCCCCGTCAAGCTGACACGCGGGCTCATTGCGTTGTTCGCGTTCTGTTGCGGCGCTATCGTCGCGAATCTTTACTATGCGCAGCCGATCACCGAGTTGATTGCACCGGACATCCATATGTCGGGCGGCGCGGCGAGCATGATCGTGTCGCTCACGCAGATCGGCTATGCAATCGGCCTGTTCTTTCTCGTACCGCTCGGCGACCTGCTGGAAAACCGCAAGTTGATGATCATCACCGCGCTGGTGTCGATCGCGAGCCTTGCCGCCGCGGCGTTCACGCATCAGGCGGGCTTGTTTCTCGGCGTCTCGCTCCTGGTCGGCTTCAGTTCGGTTGCCGTGCAGATTCTGATTCCGCTTGCCGCGCATCTCGCGCCCGACGAGTCGCGCGGCAAGGTGGTCGGCACCATCATGAGCGGACTCTTGCTCGGCATTTTGCTGTCGCGCCCCATATCGAGCGTGGTCGCCGGTCACTTCGGCTGGCGCGCGGTATTCGGCTGCGCGGCCGTGTTGATGGCGGTCGTCACGAGCGTGCTCGCGTTGACCATTCCGCGTCGCCAGCCGGATCACAAGGCCACGTATTTCGAACTCATCGGCTCGCTTGGACACTTGATTCGCACGATGCCCGTCTTGCGACATCGTTCGTTTTATCAGGCGCTCATGTTCGCTTCGTTCAGCCTTTTCTGGACCGCGATTCCCGTCGAGTTGACGCGTCACTTCGGACTGTCGCAAACGCAGATCGGCATCTTCGCGCTGGTCGGCGCGATAGGCGCGACGTCGGCACCGGTAGCGGGACGGCTCGCGGATGCGGGCCACACGGTGCGCGCGACGCTCATCGCGTTGGTGGTAGGCGCGCTGGCATACGCGCCGGCGTTGATTCATCCGGCGTGGGGCGTGATCGGATTGGTGGCGACAGGCATCGTGCTCGACTTCGGCGTGCAGATGAACATGGTGCTCGGCCAGCGCGAGATCTATGCGCTGCACGCGGCGAGCCGCAATCGTCTCAACGCGCTTTACATGACGAGCATCTTCGTGGGCGGCGCGGTCGGATCGGCGCTGGCGAGTCCGCTTTACGAGCATGGCGGCTGGCCGCTGGTGGCAACGGTGGCAACGGCGTTTCCGTTGATCGCGCTCACGCACTATCTCGCCATCGGACGGCGACATGCGGCTCGTCACGCTTAA